ACCACTGTCGGCTGCCGGCCGAATACCGGCCTCGGCCGCCCAAGTGGCGATCGCGAACGGGTGCTGTTCGCTGATGCTCAACGCGTCATCAGCAGAGTGCAAAGTGACGCCGCCACCCAGGGCCTGAGGGGTGCGCCGCAGCTGGTGCTCGCCGCGGTGCTGGCGATGCTGTGCGAACGGTGGTCCAGGGTCACCGACGACAGAATGCGACTCACACAACTCGCCCAAGAGATCACCTCGCGTGGCGGCCGCTGCTACCACCTCAAGACGGTAGGCCGCGCATTGGCTGGACTGGCCGCCCTCGAACTTGTCACTTACCGCCCTGCACAGGGCCGCGGGGCGTTTGCTGGCGTCGCAATTCACCCGCGGTTTCTTCACGACATTGAGCCCCTGCAGCGGGACGCCCAGGGCCACGTCATCACCAAATCCGTCACCTTTTCCGACCCGCATCCCTCTATAAGCCAAAAATCTAACCTCCCTACCCTCCGCAGCTCCCGTGGCGCCGCCGCCGATCACTCCGCCCGACCGACTGAGGTAGACGTTCGCCCGGACGAGGTTCGCTATGTCCTTCGCGAAATGCCAACGATGCTGCAGCAGCTTCCTTCACATCTGCGGTGGAAGCTCGGTGCTGCGATCCGGGTGCGGTTATCTCGTGGTTTCACCCCACAGCAGATCCTTGCTGTTCTCGGTGCCCAACCCCCGGCAGGACTGCAGCGACCGTGGAAGTTGGCCATGTGGCGCCTGACGCAGAACCTGATCGGGTCAGGGCCGCGGCTGCGGCCCCTGCAGGCCGCGTGGGACCGGCGTGAATCACAGGCGTGCCGCCGCGCCGCCGACGCGCGAGACGCACGCTGGTACGAGCAGGTGTGCGCCGTCACCACCGACACCGAACGATCGCGGCTGCTGCGCGCCCATTCGGCGTTCTTCGGATGCAGCGCTGTCGACATGCCAGTTGCCGCACTAGCTGGAGCGGGTCGGCGTGCGAGCAGGCTGTTTCCTGGTGTGGATCTCAAGATTGCGTTGATCCGGTGGGCCGATGATGTGCTCGCAAGCAAAGCCGCGTCTGGCGGGACACCGATCGAGGTGTCGGCACCGGCGCCTGCGCTCAGCGGCCTGGTGGCGGAGCTGGTTGTTGCCGGCTGCTGCGTCAAATGTGATTCCCGGCCTGGGGTATTGCGGTCGAATATGCCGTTACCTCTGCCGGTGTGCGATGCGTGCTGGGATGGCGTCAAGGCCGAGTTCGATACTGCCGCTGACGAATTCGAGGCGGTCGCGTGATGACAACCATGCAGGAAAGACCGGCACGGTCAGGGAAGCGATCGACGCCCGGGCCAACTGAGGGTGAGACACGGCTGCCTCCGCAGGATGAGGCCGCAGAACAGTCAGTTCTGGGCGGCATGCTGCTCAGCAAGGATGCGATCGCTGACGTGCTGGAGAGGATGCGGCCGGGAGACTTGTATCGGCCCGCGCACCAGGTGATATTTGATGCGATTTTGGACCTCTACGGCCGTGGTGAACCGGCGGATGCGGTGACCGTGGCCGCCGAGCTCGATCGGCGTGGCGTCCTGCGACGCATCGGTGGCGCACCGTATCTGCACACACTGATCGCCACGGTGCCGACGGCCGCGAATTCGGGTTACTACGCCGACCTCGTAGCGGAAAAGGCGGTGCTGCGGCGGCTGGTCGAGGCGGGCACCCGCATCGTGCAATACGGATATGCAGGCGTTGACGGAGCGGACGTCGCTGAGGTGGTGGACCGCGCCCAAGCCGAAGTCTACGACGTCACCGAACAGCGACGCAGTGACGACTGCGTTGCCCTTGAAGATCTCGTGGGGCCGACTCTTGATGAGATCGACGCGATCGCTTCCGGTGCGAACAGCCGCGGTGTTCCGACCGGTTTCGTTGACCTGGACGATGTCACAAACGGTTTGCACCCTGGTCAGTTTGTGATCGTCGCCGGCCGTCCTGGTCTCGGGAAATCGACTCTGGCACTGGATTTTCTGCGATCGTGCAGCATCAAGCACAGATGGCCAGTGTCATCTTTTCGCTTGAGATGAGTAAGTCCGAGATCGTGATGCGGCTGCTGTCTGCTGAGGCGCGTATCAAGCTGCAGGACATTCGGTCGGGGAAGATGAGCGACAACGACTGGGCCCAAATGGCGCGTCGGCTTGGGGAAATCAGCGAGTCACCCCTCTACATCGACGATTCGCCCAATCTCACGATGATGGAGATCCGGGCCAAGGCGCGCCGACTCAAGCAGAAGGCTGAGTTGCGGATGATTGTCATCGACTATCTGCAGCTGATGACCTCAGGCAAGCCCTATGAGTCCCGGCAGCAGGAAGTCTCTGAATTCTCCCGTTCCCTCAAGTTGCTGGCAAAGGAGCTTGAGGTGCCCGTCGTGGCGCTCAGTCAACTTAACCGCGGGCCCGAGCAGCGGGCTGACAAGAAGCCGCAACTGTCCGATCTTCGCGAAAGTGGGAGCCAGGAACAGGATGCCGACATGGTGATCCTGTTGCATCGCCCCGATGCGTTCGAGCGCGACGATCCCCGGGGCGGTGAAGCAGACCTGATTCTGGCAAAACATCGAAACGGGCCCACGCGGACGGTGACCGTCGCGCACCAGCTGCATCTATCCCGTTTTGTCGACATGGCGCGACCAGCCTAGATCCCCTCAATCTGTTTACGTAGGTAGATTGAGTGCTACACTTAGTCACAACCGCGGAACTGAAAACGTTGCCTGGCGGCACAGGCATAGGCCGCACGGAAGAACGAGGGATTTAAATGAAAGTCGTTCGGCGAGTTCTTGTTCTGGGCGTCGTGGCGATCGCGGCGGCGGCCGCTGTCGGGCATCCTTGGTCAGCCGAGTCGTTCACCTCGGCGCTGAAGTCGATGTGGGCGACGATCGACTCCACCGCGGCCCCGGCCGCAACAACGCCCCTGGACCCGTCCGAGACGGGCAACGTCATCGCCGGCCTCCTCGACCACGCTCACGTCGTGCACGGTTTGCCAAACGTGCCCGGATACGAACGTGGTTGTAAGCGTGGGCAGGCCTGCTCGTTTGGACCGGCGTGGAATGATCCGCAAAATCACTCTGGCTGTGACACCCGCTCGCGCATCCTGCAGGCTCAGTTGACCGATGTCATCGTGAAGCCGAATACCCATAATTGCAAGGTACTTTCGGGCACTCTGCATGATCCCTACACTGGCCAGGTCATCGCCTACGACGCCGGTCGCGACCCGTCCGCTGTGCAGCTCGACCACGTGTTCGCCCTCGGGCGCAGCTGGGACGCCGGCGCATCCCTCTGGGATGAGGCCAAGCGGGTGGCGCTTGCTAACGACCCCGTGAATCTGTTCGCAGTCTCAGGTCCGGCCAACCGCGACAAGTCCGATTCAGGGCTTGAGTGGTTACCCCCGAACCGAGACTTCCAGTGCACCTACATCGCGCGGTACCTCGCGGTGGCGGTGACCTATGACCTGAATATCACCACGAACGATCACGACATCGCGGTCCGACAGTGCCCGGCGATCACCGGAGGCGCGGCGTGATCCACCGTCCGAGGCCTCATTGTCACCACGTGCTTAGAGTGAGGGCATCGTTGACCATGGCAGCCGCAGGAGGGTCCATCCATGCCAGAGGCACCGAAACGCACCCCGGCCGAGCGGCGCAGCTACACCAGTCGGCGCGCCGAACGGACGGCGTCGACCGCGCTCAACACGAAGATGCGCTGGACGATCACCGACGCGCGCGTGGCGCTGGATCTCTCACTGAGCGTGCCAGAAGCCGCGGTCCAGGTAGGGCGCACCGCGACAGCCGTCGAGAACCTGCGCAGGAAGTGGCGGCTTGGACAACTTGCCGCCGGGCTCGCCGACCAGGTGCCACCACCACCACGCGCCCCCACACGAGGAGAGGCCACTAAGTGATGAGTAATTATGCGATCACGCGTGACGGGACAACCTGGCAGCTGCGCGATGACCCGGATGGCGAAATCGCCGACCTGCTGAACTGGATCATCGACGAGAAGTGCCACCAGAGCGCGGACGGCCCGCTGTTGGCGCTGTCGCGCCAGCAGATCGTCAGCCGACTCGGCAAGGGCATGCCGGCGGATTTCCCGGAACACGACGTCGTCACCGGTGATCCCGACCAGGGAGGGGTCCGCGGTTGGTGGGACACGACGGTACAGAACTACCTGGCCGGCGTGCGCAACTCCGCGGCCGCACCTGCTGATGAAGTCGACGACGAGCCCGCCGGCCACCACACGCCCGGGCGAGCAGATGCCTGGCCACTACGCAGCCGGCAGTGGGACGATGTGGAGTACTCCGGGGCCGACGATCGCGTGCTCATCGTCACAACATTCGGCATCGTGAATCCCGCCGGCGCGGTGGTCAAGCCCCCGCTCGGTGAGCCCGGCAATCTGCTGAAGCTGGCCGTCAAGTATCCGTGGGCATCCGGAGAGGGCGAGGCCGACCCACAGATCTGGATCACCGGGCAGGCGCTGCGCGAGCTCGACTTCCCGGTACCGGGCCCTGGCTCGACCGCCAAACTCGAGGACATCGTGGGGGACTTCTTCGGCTGCGATGTCACCTACCAGAAATCCGGCTTCTTCACCTGCGCGTTTCCGACGCCGGATCCGACGAACTGGCCGGACCGCAAAGTCGACGTCGTCCTGATGCCCTACACACACTCCGAGCCCTCGAAGTCACGGCCCGACGACCGCGGGGTGCTGGGCATTGTCGGAACACCGACGATCCTGCCGGCAGATGAAGCCGAGGCAGCACATCTGCTGGGCGATCGCATCGCCTGGCTGTACGGGCTTGAAGGCGCACTGCCGGGGCCGCGATGGTCTCGCGTCGGCGGCAAGATCGCCAGGGTGCGGATGGGCAAGGCCCGCCCAACCATCAAGAACGACCCCGGCGCGAAGCTCGTGCCGTGCCCACTGCCGTCACGGCTGTCCAAGAGCGGCAATCTGCCGTACGCCTGGTGGACTAAAGACAGCTGGAACCGCAAGCACCGGGCCAACAGTCCGGGCGTCGACGTCGAGGTCGATCAGCAGGCCGCGTATCTGCCCTCCGCTGAGGGTGTCTATCTCGGTTGGGGGACACCAGAATTCGTGACTCCCGATCCCGCGTGGTTTGACCAGCAGCGGCCACCTTTTCTGGTAGCCCAGATCACGGTGCCGCCGGCGAACAAGTGCGACGGGATCTCCCCGAAACTGCCGGTACCGCACCCGGGTATGTCCTGGACGAAGGAAGCAACTTTCCCCGCGACCACCATCGACATTCAGCAGCTGCTCGCCCCAGTGGAAAACGGTGGTGCCGGGCTGACCGTCGCTGAGATCGACTTCCATGTTGCCTACGTGTGGCCAGAACAGCACCAGTGGCTCAAGCAGTTCGCCATCCTGTTGCGCACCAAGCTTGCTGAGGCGCGGGCCGCAGACCGGCTGGACTATCAGCAGATGTGTCAGGCGCTGTACAAGAGTGTGTTCGGCCGGTGCGCCGCTGTGGGGGATAGCGCCTGGAGCTATCCATATCTGCAGCTACAGCAGCCGGCATGGTTCGGCGCGATCGAGGGGCTCACGCGGTGGCGCGCGATGCGATACGCGTGCCGTATCGCGCGTGACTTCAACCTCTACCCCACCGAGTGCATGGTCGACGCGTGGTTCTACCGCGTGCCAGAAGGGTTCAAACGGCACCAGTTGGAGGATCCGCTCGACGAGAAGACTGGTCTCCGTAAAAACGGCAGCTACCGGCTCAAAGCCCTTCCACCCGCCGCAGAGACCCCTGACGGCCCACTGGACGCTGAAGCCGACGACTCGTGAGCATGGAGTTCTGGGATCTGCCTGGTGACAGTTCCCAGCCCGAACCCGAAGGAGAGGGCTTCCGCGACGCGCTGGATGCCCTGACGCAGCGCCGGTTCAACGAGCTCGGTGCGGGATGGCGGCTGCTACCAGAGCGCCTACAGAGGGCCGAAGCCGGTCGTCGAGCTCGCCGCGAAATGTCTCGTCGCGTCGCCCAACACACAGGCAAGAAGCCGCTATCGGAGCGGACGATCGCCCGACGCGCTCGACAGGATGATCCGCCCCCCGGCGTGGACAAGGCGTGGCTGGACAGATGGGCGGCGATCGACAGGGCCGGAGGGATCGAAAACCTCGCCCGCCAGATCGGCGCGAGCGAAGGACAGGTACGGCGGTGGCGGGACTCACCAGATCCCGACGCAGAACTGCCGATAGGGAGGCGCCGAGGCGCGCCCCCGATCCCAGCCGCCGGGATCGTCGTACGGATCAGGGTGAAGGGGTTTGTGGTGATCAACGGCAAGGAATATCCGAAGGACATCCCAACCAACCCCGACGCGGACTACGACACCATCACGGTGGATCCCGCAGGAGAGCTGATGCAAGCGTTCTTCGACGGGGACGAGGAAAAGCTGAAGGAGCTGCTCGGGGAGGAGATCGCGATGCAGATCATCATCCCGACGTGGTCCAACTTGCCGGCGACCTACCAGGTCGGATACATCGTCGACGAGATCTGAATTCAGGCCCGAGACATAACTACTGGGCGGAATGAGCCCGCCCCCGGAAGGTGAGGGACGGAACGTGTCAAGGTCGGTGAGACAGTTTCTTACGCGGATTTGATGAGTGCTTCCGGGGTTGGTTGGTTGATCCAGGCGACGGTGGGCAGCTTCGGTGGAGCGGGCCGTCGGTGCCGGAATCTAGCGGGGTTAGCGGCGTAGGCCGCATCCAGCGTGGCGGCACGTTGGGCCTGGATCTCGTTTGCGGTGCCGTAGTGCACCGATGCAACGGTGTGTAGGCCCACGCCGCTGTGGCGATGCTCATGGTTGTAGTAATCGAAGAATGTCGTGCAGAAGGCGCGGGCATCTTCGATCGAGCCGAACCGGCCCGGGAACGCCGGGCAGTACTTGAGGGTCTTGAAATTAGCCTCCGAGTAGGGATTGTCGTTGGACACGTGCGGGCGGCTGTGGCTGCGGTCCACCCCCAGGTCGATCAGCAACTGGGCGACCGGCTTGGAGGTCATCGAGGTGCCGCGATCAGCGTGCAAGGCCAACTGGCCGCGGGCGATGCCGTGACGGGCCATGGTGTCGGCGATAAATGCTTTGGCCAACTCACCGTCCTCAACTTCTGCGATGATCCAGCCGACGACGTAGCGCGAGAAGATGTCGATAATCACATAGAGTTGATAGAAGATACCCCGTTGTGGCCCTTGCAATTTCGTTATATCCCAGGACCAGACCCGGTTTGGTGCGTTAGCGATCAGCTCGGGTTTCTTGCGCGCCGGATGGGTGCGCTGGCGACGCCGCTCGCGGTTCTCCCCGGCAATGGCCAGTAGCCGGTACATGGTGCGAATCGAGCACAGGTAGACACCATCATCAAGCAGTCGCGCCCACACCTGCGCCGGCGCCAGATCGCAGTACTGCTCTGAGCGCAGCACCGTCAGAATCTGCTGGCGTTCGGCCTCGGTGAGCTTGTTCAGTGGCTCGGGCCGCACCCGCCGTGCCGGCCGTGGTGGTGGGTTGCGGTGGCGGTGGAGCGTGGCCCGCGATGCACCCAGCAATTCGCACGCCCGTTTGGTGCTGGTTGCGGCCTCCAGGTCGGGCAGGTGCTCGCCGATCACGGCTTGGACTTCGGCTCGAAATCCGCGCTCTCGGAGAGCATCTCCAAGAGCGCGTGTGCTTTTCCCGTGATCTCCAGCGCTAGCTTGGTCCGATCCAGCTCAGCCTGCAGTTGCGTGGTGCGCCGCCGCAGCTTGTCCAACTCGACCTGCTCAGCGCTGCGCTTCGGCTTGCCCTTCGCCGACAAACCCTCCCGAGCGCCGGCATCACGGGCCTTTCGCCATTCGGCGATATGCGAGCTGTACAGGCCTTCACGGCGCAGCAACGCACCACGCTCCGACGAGCCCACCGACAGCGCGTCGTACTCGTCGAGGATGCGGGCCTTGTACTCGGCGGTGAACGTGCGCCGCCGCGCCCGAGCACCTGGATCGGGCACGTTGTCCACTTGGTCATTATCACTGCACCCGTCCAGGGATGCGATCGTCATAGTCACGGAAAATGGTGATCCTGTCTCGCCCTGTAGCGATGATTGGCTACTGCTGCTGTCTCACTTAACCCTGTCACACAGGGGGAGACAGACAGCGTGGCTGAGCAGGTACCTGACTGGGAAGACGTTCTTGCCGACAAGAAGCGGGAACACGA
This Mycobacterium sp. HUMS_12744610 DNA region includes the following protein-coding sequences:
- a CDS encoding IS3 family transposase (programmed frameshift), which codes for MTIASLDGCSDNDQVDNVPDPGARARRRTFTAEYKARILDEYDALSVGSSERGALLRREGLYSSHIAEWRKARDAGAREGLSAKGKPKRSAEQVELDKLRRRTTQLQAELDRTKLALEITGKSTRALGDALRERGFRAEVQAVIGEHLPDLEAATSTKRACELLGASRATLHRHRNPPPRPARRVRPEPLNKLTEAERQQILTVLRSEQYCDLAPAQVWARLLDDGVYLCSIRTMYRLLAIAGENRERRRQRTHPARKKPELIANAPNRVWSWDITKLQGPQRGIFYQLYVIIDIFSRYVVGWIIAEVEDGELAKAFIADTMARHGIARGQLALHADRGTSMTSKPVAQLLIDLGVDRSHSRPHVSNDNPYSEANFKTLKYCPAFPGRFGSIEDARAFCTTFFDYYNHEHRHSGVGLHTVASVHYGTANEIQAQRAATLDAAYAANPARFRHRRPAPPKLPTVAWINQPTPEALIKSA
- a CDS encoding HNH endonuclease family protein; this encodes MKVVRRVLVLGVVAIAAAAAVGHPWSAESFTSALKSMWATIDSTAAPAATTPLDPSETGNVIAGLLDHAHVVHGLPNVPGYERGCKRGQACSFGPAWNDPQNHSGCDTRSRILQAQLTDVIVKPNTHNCKVLSGTLHDPYTGQVIAYDAGRDPSAVQLDHVFALGRSWDAGASLWDEAKRVALANDPVNLFAVSGPANRDKSDSGLEWLPPNRDFQCTYIARYLAVAVTYDLNITTNDHDIAVRQCPAITGGAA